The DNA window ACCGTGCGTGGCACCCCGGCACTCGACCTGCGCGCCGGAATTCGCAGGCAGCTCACCGAGGCCGGGGTCGCCGGGGTGGCGGTCGATCCGCGCTGCACGATCGAGGACAAGACGCTGTTCAGTCATCGCCGTGGCGCGCCGACCGGCCGCATCGCCGGGGTGATCTGGATGCAGGCGCAGGCATGACGGCTCCTGAATCCGTTGCGGCCGAAGTGATGGATGGTCGGACCGCCGAACTCGCGACCAACCTCGCCACCCTGAACAAGCGCATCGGCGCGGCTTGCCATGCGGCCGGCCGGGATCCGGACGAGGTGCGGCTACTGCCGGTGACGAAATTCTTCCCGGCCACCGACGTCGCGATCCTGCACCGCCTCGGCTGCCGGGAATTCGGCGAGTCCAGGGAGCAGGAGGCCACCGCGAAGGTGGCCGAGCTGGCCGCCCTGCCGGAGGTGCGCTGGCATATGATCGGCCGATTGCAGCGCAACAAGGCGCGGATCGTCGCGCGCTGGGCGCATACCGTGCACTCGGTCGACAGCGAACGTCTGGCAACGGCCCTTGACACCGCTGCGCGGGCCGCATTGGACGCCGGGG is part of the Nocardia sp. NBC_00565 genome and encodes:
- a CDS encoding YggS family pyridoxal phosphate-dependent enzyme; protein product: MTAPESVAAEVMDGRTAELATNLATLNKRIGAACHAAGRDPDEVRLLPVTKFFPATDVAILHRLGCREFGESREQEATAKVAELAALPEVRWHMIGRLQRNKARIVARWAHTVHSVDSERLATALDTAARAALDAGERGEPVRVLVQVSLDTDPGRGGVAPEDLVALTDRVAAAAGLQLAGLMAIPPLDGTPDDAFARLASLHEVVRANHPDATELSAGMSGDLESAIEHGSTCVRVGTALMGARPITSA